Genomic DNA from Bacteroides zhangwenhongii:
CATAGCCGTAGGGCCTGAAACCAATTTGGCACGCTTACTAAAATCTGAAGCTGACGAGTATAGTGAATTAGACGGAAAATCTTTAGTAGCCCAAAAAGTAAAAATGCTCTCTGTCATGGGAGGACTTTATGGAAATGAGTTCGATTTCCCGGAATGGAATCTGATACAAGATTTGGATGCTGCCCAAACAGTATTTAAGGAATGGCCGACTACAGTAGTAGCCAGTGGATGGGAATTGGGAAACAAACTGCTCTATCCGCATCAAAGCATATTGAACGACTTTCCGGAAAGTTATAAGCATCCACTTTGTGTCTCCTACAAGATTTATGATAAAATGCCTTATAACAGGCAAACTTGGGATCTCACATCTGTATTGTATGCCATTGAACCGATGGCTAATCATTTCGGACTTTCTCCGCAAGGAACAATTACTCTTGATAGCATCGGGCACAGCCTCTTTACTCCTTCCGAAAATGGAAAACACAGATATCTGACTATTCAAGGTGAAAAGAATATTCAAACTACACTAGGGGCAATTGTCCGTCAAGTCACTGGAAAAGATAAGTAAATATATAACCTGAAAAAAGAATAAATATGTTTATAGTCAATAGTTATACATTAGCAATCATTTTTTGTTTAATTACAATGATTTGCTGGGGTTCCTGGGGGAATACCCAAAAACTGGCAAGCAAAAATTGGCGGTATGAACTCTATTATTGGGATTACACTATTGGAATCCTGCTTTTCGCACTTCTTCTTGTGTTTACACTAGGGAGCTTTGGAAATGCCGGAAGAGGGTTTATCGAAGACATACAACAAGTCAATAGTGAGAATGTTGTCAGCGCATTGATAGGAGGAATAATCTTCAATGCTTCTAATATTCTGCTTTCAGCCTCTGTATCCATAGCAGGCATGGCCGTCGCTTTTCCGTTGGGTGTAGGTCTTGCCTTGGTATTAGGGGTATTTATCAATTATTTTAGTAGTCCGAAAGGAGATCCAGTTTGGTTATTTACGGGTGTAGTACTGATTGTAATTGCCATTATATGCAATGGGATGGCGGCTGGTAAAAATCAAAAATCAGGAAGTAACAGCAGTAGAAAAGGAATAATTTTGGCAGCAATTGCCGGTATCTTAATGTCTTTTTTCTACCGCTTTGTAGCTGCCGCTATGGATCTGAACAATTTTGAATCTCCAACTCCAGGAATGGCGACTCCTTATACTGCTTTCTTTATCTTCGCTGTTGGTATCTTCTTAAGTAATTTTGTATTCAACACGATTGTTATGAAACACCCGTTTGTTGGTCTACCTGTCAGTTATAAAGAATATTTTGCAGGAAAATCGATGACTCACATGGTAGGTATTCTTGGCGGATGTATTTGGGGACTGGGTACTGCATTAAGCTATATTGCTGCCGGCAAAGCAGGAGCAGCTATTTCGTATGCACTTGGGCAAGGTGCGCCTATGATTGCTGCCTTATGGGGAGTCTTTATATGGAAAGAATTTACAGGAAGTTCTAAAGCTACAAATAGATTATTAGGAATAATGTTTATTCTATTTATCACCGGGCTATCATTTATCGTCTTATCAGGAGGAAATTAATTATGAATATAAAATCAATCATTGCTTTATTGACTATCTTTCTTTTCTGTCCATCTCCTGCATCAAGCAAAAACATTGAGGGAACATCGCCTGACGGTAGTACCCGGATAGTTATTGAAACAGAGAATCAAGTTGCATATTCTGTCTTCCGTCATGGGACAATGATATTGAACACCAGTCCTATATCACTAACTGTAGGCAACAACATTTGGGGAACAGACAGAAAATGCCTGAAAATTACGAGCCATAGTGTTTCCGAAAGAGTAAACTTCACTGTTCCCCGTAAATATAAACAGGTATCCAATGAGTACAATCAAATTCAGTTAACTTATAAAGGATACAAAATAGAATTCAGAGTCTATAATGAAGGAGTAGCTTACCGCTTTATAAGCACATCCCACCATAAAGAGCCTGTACAGAGTGAAGTCGTATCCTTTTACTTTAACCAAGATTATAACAGTTATACCTTGCTGACAAACCAGCTACAAAATTGGTTTGAGCAGAATTATACAATAAGTCCTATTAGTAAACTGCCACGTGACAGTTTTTCTGTTGCACCGGTCATGGTAGAAGTAGGCAAGTATAAAGTACTACTAGCCGAAGCCAATCTATATAATTATGCAGGTATGTATCTACAACCAATCGGACATGCTTTTCAAGGAATATTTGCATTATATCCCGATCAGGAAGTACCCGCCGATGGAGATAATAAGATTTATGCTTCCACCCGAAAAGATTATATCATCCCACATTGTGGTAAACGTGCTTTTCCATGGCGTGTGATAGGAATCTTTGATGATGCACCTTCTATCCTGAACAGCGAACTGATCTACCTTCTATCTGAGGAGAAAGCCAAAGATGCCGATTATTCTTGGATTAAGCCCGGAAAAGTTTTATGGGACTGGTGGAATGACCGCAATATCTATAAGGTAAATTTTAAAAGTGGAATCAATACCGACACTTATCTTTATCTGATAGATTATGCCGCTAAACATCATATAGAATATGTATTAATTGATGAAGGTTGGTCAGCTCGGAATGACTTACTAACTCTTAACCCCAATGTCGATATACCTTATATTTGTAAATATGCAAGGGAAAAAAATGTAGGTATCCAATTATGGGCTAAATGGGTAAACGTTATGAGGCAAATGGATGCAGCTTTTGAGCAATTTAGTAAATGGGGAGTCAAAGGTGTCAAAATAGACTTTATGGATCGCAATGATGCAAAAATGGTCAACTTCTATGAGCAAGTTGCCATCAAAGCAACCCAGCACAAACTTCTAATAGATTTTCACGGTTCATATCCGAACGAAGGAATGCGACGCAAATATCCGAACCTTATGACCCGTGAAGGTGTAATTGGATTGGAATATAATAAATGGAGTAAACGAGCTACTGTCACGCACGATGTAATTATCCCTTATCTCCGTATGTGGGCAGGACCAATGGATTATACCCCCGGAGCTATGCTTAATGCACATCCGGAAACATTTTATGAAAATCAGCATGAACCGATGAGTCAAGGGACCCGAAGTCATCAATTAGCAATGTATGTAGTGTATGAAAGTCCTCTACAAATGATCTCAGACAGCCCTACCAAATATGATGAAAATCTACAAAGTTTCGAGTTTATTAAACAAATTCCCACTGTTTGGGATGAAACAATTCCTCTAAAAGGAGAAGTCGGTGAATATATCGCTATTGCACGACGTTATCAAAAGACATGGTATATAGGAGTTTTGAATGGAGTAACTCCACGAACAATAGAAATTGATTTGTCATTTATAGGAAAAAGTAGAAAAACAATCAAAGCCCACTATGATGGAATGAATGCAGAGCTACAAGCCAAAGATGTGCAGATCAAACAATATACGATCAGCGATTCTGAGAAACTTTCAATTCGTATGAGTCGTGGCGGTGGATATATAGGTATTATCAATATAGAATAAATTCAAACTATCATTTCTATTAAAATCAAATATTAATATGAAAAAACTACTTACCATTACAGTCATT
This window encodes:
- a CDS encoding GRP family sugar transporter translates to MFIVNSYTLAIIFCLITMICWGSWGNTQKLASKNWRYELYYWDYTIGILLFALLLVFTLGSFGNAGRGFIEDIQQVNSENVVSALIGGIIFNASNILLSASVSIAGMAVAFPLGVGLALVLGVFINYFSSPKGDPVWLFTGVVLIVIAIICNGMAAGKNQKSGSNSSRKGIILAAIAGILMSFFYRFVAAAMDLNNFESPTPGMATPYTAFFIFAVGIFLSNFVFNTIVMKHPFVGLPVSYKEYFAGKSMTHMVGILGGCIWGLGTALSYIAAGKAGAAISYALGQGAPMIAALWGVFIWKEFTGSSKATNRLLGIMFILFITGLSFIVLSGGN
- a CDS encoding glycoside hydrolase family 97 protein, yielding MNIKSIIALLTIFLFCPSPASSKNIEGTSPDGSTRIVIETENQVAYSVFRHGTMILNTSPISLTVGNNIWGTDRKCLKITSHSVSERVNFTVPRKYKQVSNEYNQIQLTYKGYKIEFRVYNEGVAYRFISTSHHKEPVQSEVVSFYFNQDYNSYTLLTNQLQNWFEQNYTISPISKLPRDSFSVAPVMVEVGKYKVLLAEANLYNYAGMYLQPIGHAFQGIFALYPDQEVPADGDNKIYASTRKDYIIPHCGKRAFPWRVIGIFDDAPSILNSELIYLLSEEKAKDADYSWIKPGKVLWDWWNDRNIYKVNFKSGINTDTYLYLIDYAAKHHIEYVLIDEGWSARNDLLTLNPNVDIPYICKYAREKNVGIQLWAKWVNVMRQMDAAFEQFSKWGVKGVKIDFMDRNDAKMVNFYEQVAIKATQHKLLIDFHGSYPNEGMRRKYPNLMTREGVIGLEYNKWSKRATVTHDVIIPYLRMWAGPMDYTPGAMLNAHPETFYENQHEPMSQGTRSHQLAMYVVYESPLQMISDSPTKYDENLQSFEFIKQIPTVWDETIPLKGEVGEYIAIARRYQKTWYIGVLNGVTPRTIEIDLSFIGKSRKTIKAHYDGMNAELQAKDVQIKQYTISDSEKLSIRMSRGGGYIGIINIE